GTTGCACtaatatattatagttacatttgaaagtttttttaaaaaactatcaAATACTCACTTTATTATAATGTAGTAACACATGAGAATTTGACTAGTTCTATTATTACTATAGCAGAAGAATGGCTGGAGCTGGAGGCCACAGCATTCTAACTCGGAAGTGGTGGAATGCTCTGCTCGTTCTTGAAGTAGTTGTCAGGATCCACCTTGGCCTTCACCGCCGCGAGCCGCTCAAAGTTGGCCTTGAAGTACGCTCTCCCCCAAACCGTCGCCTTCTCATACCTCGccctcgccacgccgccgccgccgtcgccatcgtcgttcACGCCGAGGTCGAGGTCCCTGTAGTTGACGTAGGCGCCCCTGGGGTTCTTGGACACGTACGGCTCCATCTCCCCGTACACCCCTCTGATCCAGCCCAtgtgcttcgccgccgccgcctccccgctcTCCGACCAGAACCCGTAGTACTGGATGTTGTAGAGCGCCTGCCGGTGCGGgaacggcgtcgccgccggcgcgacgCGAGCCATCTCGCCGCCGTAGGGGTCGAGGATGAGCAGTCCGGCGCCGTCCTTGAGGAGCCAGCTCCAGGTGGTCTCCCAGACCTGGCTGGGCATGGGTTCTTGGACGTAGTCGGACTTGGCCTTGAAGTACCTGTCCGGCCTGCCGGTGCCCCTGTCCAGGAGCATCTCCGGCGGCTTCCCCGTGCCGTAGAACGCGAAGTAGAGCACGGACTGGACCCACGTCATCTCGATGCAGTCGCTCGCCGTCACGTTGAGCTCCGGGAAGgcgtcggccatggcggcgacgaggccggcgcgcGTGCCGAGGTACAGGGACTCGAACTGCGCGTTCTGGTTCTGCACGACGACGCGGAGGAAGGCGTCGCTGGGGAGGGACGGCGCCACGCGCTGCCACTTGGCGAGGAGGTCGGTGGCGGACTGGTTCCTTGAGCGGTGGACGGTGAACACCGTGACGGTGGCCGGAACGGGGACGAGCCGGAGCTTCCAGGACAGGACGATCCCgaagttgccgccgccgccgccccggatGGCCCAGAAGAGGTCCTCGCCCATGGCGGCCCTGTCGAGGAGCCTCCCCTTGGCCTCCACCATGGTGGCGTCGAGGACGTGGTCGGAGGCGAGGCCGTGCTTCCGCAGCATCaggccgaagccgccgccgctgaggaacccgccgacgccgaccgtCGGGCCGACGCTGCCGGGGAACCCGAGGCGGGAGGTCTTGTTGGCGATGGCGTAGTACACCTCGCCGAGCGTCGCGCCGGAGCCGACCCACGCCGCCCGGCCGAGGACGTCGACGCGGACCGCGCGGAGCGCGCCGCCCGCCAtgtcgacgacggcgaaggcGCGGGCCGCGTCGAGGGAGCGGTAGGACAGGCCCTCGTAGTCATGCCCGCCGCTGCGGGAGCGGACGGAGACGCCATGGCCGACGCCGCAGCGCACGGCGGCCTGGACGTGCGAGGCGTCGGTGGCCTCGACGACCGCGACCGGCGTCGGGGTGGCCGGCGTGTCGAAGAGGAGGTTCTTGATGGAGGACTCGAGGACGGACTGGTACGACCGGGACGCGTGCGTGTAGACGACGCCGGCAGGGAGGCTCGCGGCGAGGCAGTCGAGAAAGCCGGCGGTCTGGTTCGCcggagcggctgcggcggcggccggcgcgtgGTGCAAGAAGGAAATGCAAGCCGCGAGCAGCGTAAAAGCGAAGCTCATAGGCGCCGCGGCCATCTTGTAGTGGTTAGATGCTTAGTAGATCATTGGTTTGCTTATTGAAGAACATGCTGTTATTTGTGgctatatttataattagtttgGAAATGGAAGTCATTAGTCGTTGCTGCTAATTGAATCGAGTCATAATCAGAGGGCGTGTTATGTGGTTTGCTTTTGCTTccagaaaattaaaaataataattcgcaaaaaaaaaaagagagagagagagaaggaaattCCACTGGTGGAAGTCATTGACACGCACAAGCAGATCATCGGATTCGATTGGTTGCCATTTGGCAAGCCAGAATGATATTCTACGATTTTTGGTCAAGGAAAACTTCTTGGTTTCACAATATTTTTCAATGAAATGATTTAAAATACCTTATGCTTATAATTTCGTTTTTCCTTGAATATATACTGACGGGAGAACTACAGAACGCAATACTATTTATGCATGATAATTTTCGTTTTTAACCTAAAACTGTTAATGCATATTTTTCATGTTAGTGGTAAACTTGCAGCACTATCATGAGAGCTAGATAGCGCTAGCTCCAGGGAAACCAAGCCCACTCAGCGGAGAACA
The Oryza sativa Japonica Group chromosome 6, ASM3414082v1 DNA segment above includes these coding regions:
- the LOC4341254 gene encoding berberine bridge enzyme-like Cyn d 4, translated to MAAAPMSFAFTLLAACISFLHHAPAAAAAAPANQTAGFLDCLAASLPAGVVYTHASRSYQSVLESSIKNLLFDTPATPTPVAVVEATDASHVQAAVRCGVGHGVSVRSRSGGHDYEGLSYRSLDAARAFAVVDMAGGALRAVRVDVLGRAAWVGSGATLGEVYYAIANKTSRLGFPGSVGPTVGVGGFLSGGGFGLMLRKHGLASDHVLDATMVEAKGRLLDRAAMGEDLFWAIRGGGGGNFGIVLSWKLRLVPVPATVTVFTVHRSRNQSATDLLAKWQRVAPSLPSDAFLRVVVQNQNAQFESLYLGTRAGLVAAMADAFPELNVTASDCIEMTWVQSVLYFAFYGTGKPPEMLLDRGTGRPDRYFKAKSDYVQEPMPSQVWETTWSWLLKDGAGLLILDPYGGEMARVAPAATPFPHRQALYNIQYYGFWSESGEAAAAKHMGWIRGVYGEMEPYVSKNPRGAYVNYRDLDLGVNDDGDGGGGVARARYEKATVWGRAYFKANFERLAAVKAKVDPDNYFKNEQSIPPLPS